A single window of Eucalyptus grandis isolate ANBG69807.140 chromosome 1, ASM1654582v1, whole genome shotgun sequence DNA harbors:
- the LOC104449385 gene encoding transcription factor bHLH36, which yields MESSSSIFKVVRNRRRKFSVTNYHERAGQDGDHGDRKKKHREVERQRRQEMASLCASLRSKLPLEFIKGKRSTSDHMNEAVNYIKHLQAKIGELGFKRDELKSIHSLAALGSPSSNSSCLTTFTVNSCCEIVEIVISQSIREKDFLLSTVLDLLLQRGLDVVSCFSSQAYDKIVHTIRCELAYGNGSFDLTHLKGELKELLIRKWNS from the exons ATGGAAAGTAGCAGTTCCATTTTTAAAGTGGTGAGGAACCGCCGACGGAAGTTCTCCGTCACTAACTACCATGAGAGGGCCGGCCAAGATGGCGATCACGGCGATAGGAAGAAAAAGCATAGAGAGGTTGAGAGGCAAAGACGGCAAGAAATGGCTTCGCTTTGCGCAAGCCTTCGATCCAAATTGCCCCTCGAATTCATCAAG gGGAAGCGTTCGACGTCAGATCACATGAACGAGGCCGTGAATTACATCAAACACCTGCAGGCGAAAATTGGAGAGCTGGGCTTCAAGAGGGACGAGCTCAAGAGCATTCATAGTTTGGCTGCCCTCGGCTCTCCTAGCTCCAATTCTTCATGCCTGACCACGTTTACAGTCAATTCATGCTGCGAGATTGTGGAAATCGTGATCAGCCAAAGCATCAGGGAAAAGGATTTTCTGTTATCTACTGTACTAGATCTACTGCTTCAACGAGGACTTGATGTCGTTAGCTGTTTTTCCAGTCAAGCGTATGACAAGATAGTCCACACAATCCGCTGCGAGCTG GCCTATGGGAACGGAAGTTTCGATTTAACTCACTTGAAGGGGGAACTCAAGGAACTGCTCATTCGAAAGTGGAACTCGTGA
- the LOC104449368 gene encoding transcription factor bHLH36-like, with product METSSAIFKVVEDQRRRFSVTNYNKRTGEDDDHGGRKKKHREIERQRRQELASLFTSLRSKLPLEFIKGKRSMSDYMNEAVNYIKHLQTKIRELSFKRDELKSIHSLANLDSPSSDSSGLTLFTVNSCCESVEIVISRSIREKDLLLSTVLELLLQHGLDVVSCFSCQVNDRVIHTIHCELADGNGIINLTLLEGELNELLIPALNP from the exons ATGGAAACTAGTAGTGCCATTTTTAAAGTGGTGGAGGACCAACGACGAAGGTTCTCTGTCACTAACTACAACAAGAGGACCGGTGAAGATGATGACCATGGCGGTAGGAAGAAAAAGCATAGAGAGATCGAGAGGCAAAGACGGCAAGAATTGGCCTCGCTTTTCACGAGTCTTAGATCCAAACTGCCCCTCGAATTCATCAAG GGAAAGCGTTCTATGTCAGATTACATGAATGAGGCCGTAAATTACATCAAACACCTGCAGACGAAGATCAGAGAGCTGAGCTTCAAGAGAGACGAGCTCAAAAGCATTCATAGTTTGGCTAACCTTGACTCTCCTAGCTCCGATTCTTCAGGCTTGACCCTATTTACGGTCAATTCATGCTGCGAGAGTGTGGAAATTGTGATCAGCCGAAGCATCAGGGAAAAGGATTTGCTGTTATCTACTGTACTAGAGCTACTGCTTCAACACGGACTTGATGTTGTTAGCTGTTTTTCCTGTCAAGTCAATGATAGGGTAATACACACAATCCACTGCGAACTG GCTGATGGAAATGGAATTATCAATTTAACTTTGTTGGAGGGGGAACTCAACGAACTGCTTATTCCAGCATTGAACCCTTGA